TCTGTCTCATTTTAAACAAAGAGAATGAGATTCACCACTTCAAGCATTACAGGGGTATAGGTTAGTCTGTGGAGAGCTCCGGAATATCAATGCCTCTATCAGGTAAAGTAATGGTCAGGTAATATAGGAATAATTGCCAACACAACATATATGTTGTATGATAAGAAAGGATTGCATGACCGGAAAAAAAATAATGAAAGTTTTAAAGAAACATGGATGGTACCTTGAACGAATAACAGGATCCCATCACATATTCTACAAAGAAGGATTCCGGTCTATAGCTGTACCTGTTCATGGTAAAAAGGATTTGGGACCAGGATTACTCAAGGCAATATTCAGACAGGCAGGATTAGAAAAGGATGAGTTATGAATTACAAATGTCGTCTTAATCAGGAAGAAAATGGATATTATGTAGAGTTTCCTGACCTTCAGAATGTTTTTACCGAAGGGAATACAATGGGTGAATCCCTAATGAATGCCTATGAAGCATTAAACGGCGTACTGGAAGTAGACGTTTCCCATGGGTTGCTCCCTCCTCCCCCATCTGCAGAAGGGGAGGATCTCTATCCCATTGAAGTTGCCCCTCATGTAGAAATTGCCATTCAGCTGCGTAACTTGCGAGGAATACGCACACAGAAGAGTATTGCCGAAAAACTGGGATTGTCTTATCAGGCATACCAAAGGCTGGAAAACCCAATAAAGGGGAACCCGACGATTAAAACCCTGGAAAAAATAGCGAAAGCTATGGGACAAAACCTGAAAATAACGTTAAGCGCGTAAGCCAACCAGTCAGGGATTGGAGCGGAACGCCCGGTTCAGGTTCTATGTGAATTCAAAGCCCGCCCAGCTTGGTGAGGGACTGTATAGGCGCCGTTCAACTCCTTCCACCTGGTATTGAGCCGGTGAATCTGAAGAGTATTCACGGTCAAGTTGCCGATGACGCCACAAGATGTTCGGGTTCATTCAACACAGTTTCTTCACTGTCGGTAAAAATACTCTCCGATATGATTCTGCTCGTTATGGAATCAAGATAGGTGGTCAGTGTTTCATTCAACTCTGTAAATTCCGGCCAGAGTGTTTCATCCACAAAGGATCTGGAAATTTTGACCATTACGGTTGTGCGCCGTTGCCTGGTGTATCGATAGGGGTTGAGTCCATACCTTCTAAGCAGAGCGATAATGAGCTTCCTGGACCACCCATTGGTCATTGAAAATTTGTATTCCACGGGAGGATCATTCTCCTGCAGATCTGAAAGTTTTCTCTGTATCCCTCTCTTTCAATATCCGGGTCAGCTCCTCAGGGTCAAAGATTTCCGGTTCATAAGGATCTCCCCAGGGTGTCATTCCCGACTCAATCATATTCCTGAAACCGGGGAGTCCCCCACAGTTTTCAGGAGGAGAATTCCCTTTTCCGGCAAGGCAGACAATATCATCAGCG
The window above is part of the Oceanispirochaeta sp. genome. Proteins encoded here:
- a CDS encoding type II toxin-antitoxin system HicA family toxin, coding for MTGKKIMKVLKKHGWYLERITGSHHIFYKEGFRSIAVPVHGKKDLGPGLLKAIFRQAGLEKDEL
- a CDS encoding type II toxin-antitoxin system HicB family antitoxin; translated protein: MNYKCRLNQEENGYYVEFPDLQNVFTEGNTMGESLMNAYEALNGVLEVDVSHGLLPPPPSAEGEDLYPIEVAPHVEIAIQLRNLRGIRTQKSIAEKLGLSYQAYQRLENPIKGNPTIKTLEKIAKAMGQNLKITLSA